A window of Bos taurus isolate L1 Dominette 01449 registration number 42190680 breed Hereford chromosome 19, ARS-UCD2.0, whole genome shotgun sequence contains these coding sequences:
- the PITPNM3 gene encoding membrane-associated phosphatidylinositol transfer protein 3 isoform X1, with protein sequence MAKAGRAGGPPPGGGAPWHLQNVLSDSVESSDDEFFDAREEVAEGKNAILIGMSQWNSNDLVEQIETMGKLEEHQGEGSTPCTSSLLQEKQRELYRVSLRRQRFPAQGSIEIHEDNEEGCPQRSCKTHVLLLVLHGGNVLDTGSGDPSCKVADIHTFSSVLEKVTRAHFPAALGHILVKFVPCPAICSEAFSLVSNLNPFSHDVGCLSNSQDHVPLAALPLLAISSPQYQDAVATVIERANQVYAEFLKSPDGIGFSGQVCLIGDCVGGLLAFDAICYSAGPTGDSPGSSSRKGSFSSTQDAPVVVEEDCSLAGSKRLSKSSIDVSSTLEDEEPKRPLPRKQSDSSTYDCEAITQHHAFLSSIHSSVLKDEADSPAAGGPQVPEVSLGRLDFEVSDFFLFGSPLGLVLAMRRTVLPGLDGFQVRPACSQVYSFFHCADPSASRLEPLLEPKFHLVPPVSVPRYQRFPLGDGQPLLLADALHTHSALFLEGSSRGSPPLLDAPASPPQAPRSQRQARRISQGSSSESSESSDSLAPVGASRITAKWWGSKRIDYALYCPDVLTAFPTVALPHLFHASYWESTDVVAFILRQVMRYESVNVKESAGLDPAALSPENPREKWLRKRTQVKLRNVTANHRANDVIAAEDGPQVLVGRFMYGPLDMVALTGEKVDILVMAEPSSGRWVHLDTEITNSSGRITYSVPRPRRLGVGVYPVKMVVRGDQTCAMSYLTVLPRGMECVVFSIDGSFAASVSIMGSDPKVRPGAVDVVRHWQDLGYMILYITGRPDMQKQRVVSWLSQHNFPQGMIFFSDGLVHDPLRQKAIFLRNLMQECFIKISAAYGSTKDISVYSVLGLPPSQIFIVGRPTKKYQTQCQFLSEGYAAHLAALEAGHRSRPKKNSSRMILRKGSFGLHAQPDFLRKRNHLRRTMSVQQPDPPANPKPERAQSQPESDKDHERPLPALSWARGPPKFESVP encoded by the exons GAGAACTGTACCGGGTTTCCTTGAGAAGACAGAGGTTCCCAGCCCAAGGAAGCATCGAGATCCATGAAGACAATGAG GAAGGCTGCCCGCAGCGCTCCTGCAAGACACACGTCCTCCTGCTGGTGCTGCACGGGGGGAATGTCCTGGACACGGGCTCGGGGGACCCATCCTGCAAGGTGGCCGACATCCACACCTTCAGCTCCGTGCTGGAGAAGGTCACGCGCGCCCACTTCCCCGCAGCCCTGGGCCACATCCTCGTCAAGTTCGTCCCCTGTCCCGCCATCTGCTCGGAGGCTTTCTCGCTTGTCTCCAA CCTGAACCCATTCAGCCACGACGTGGGTTGTCTCAGCAACAGCCAGGACCACGTCCCTCTGGCCGCCCTGCCCCTGTTGGCCATCTCCTCCCCACAGTACCAGGATGCGGTTGCCACTGTCATCGAGCGAGCCAACCAGGTGTATGCGGAGTTCCTCAAATCCCCCGATGGGATTGGCTTCAGTGGGCAG GTGTGTCTCATCGGGGACTGTGTAGGGGGCCTCCTGGCCTTCGATGCCATCTGCTACAGTGCGGGACCCACGGGTGACAGCCCTGGCAGCAGCAGCCGGAAGGGGAGCTTCAGCAGCACCCAG GATGCCCcggtggtggtggaggaggatTGCAGCCTGGCGGGCAGCAAGCGGCTCAGCAAGAGCAGCATCGACGTCTCCAGCACCTTGGAGGATGAAGAGCCCAAGCGGCCATTGCCACGGAAGCAGAGCGACTCCTCCACCTATGACTGCGAGGCCATCACCCAGCATCATGCCTTCTTATCAAG CATCCACTCCAGTGTGCTGAAGGACGAAGCTGATTCCCCAGCAGCCGGGGGCCCCCAGGTCCCCGAGGTCAGCCTGGGCCGCTTGGATTTTGAGGTGTCCGACTTCTTCCTCTTCGGCTCACCCCTGGGCCTGGTCCTGGCCATGCGGAGGACGGTGCTGCCCGGACTGGATG gtTTCCAGGTACGTCCCGCCTGCAGTCAGGTCTACAGCTTCTTCCACTGCGCAGACCCCTCCGCCTCCCGGCTTGAACCACTGCTGGAGCCCAAGTTCCACCTGGTGCCACCTGTCAGCGTGCCCCGCTATCAGAGGTTCCCACTGGGCGACGGACAGCCCCTCCTCCTTG CTGATGCCCTGCATACCCACAGTGCCCTCTTCCTGGAGGGCAGCTCCCGGGGGAGCCCGCCGCTTCTGGATGCCCCCGCCTCACCCCCTCAGGCCCCGAGATCCCAGCGCCAGGCACGGAGGATCAGCCAGGGCAGCTCCAGTGAGAGCTCGGAGTCCTCGGACAGCTTGGCCCCCGTGGGTGCCTCCCGCA TCACAGCCAAGTGGTGGGGCTCCAAGCGCATCGACTATGCCCTGTACTGCCCTGACGTCCTCACAGCCTTCCCCACCGTGGCCCTGCCCCACCTCTTCCACGCCAGCTACTGGGAGTCCACGGACGTGGTGGCCTTCATCCTGAGACAG GTGATGCGCTATGAGAGTGTGAACGTCAAGGAGAGTGCTGGCCTGGACCCCGCGGCACTGAGCCCTGAAAACCCCCGTGAGAAGTGGCTTCGTAAGAGGACCCAGGTCAAGCTGCGG AACGTCACTGCCAACCACCGGGCCAACGACGTGATAGCTGCCGAAGACGGCCCCCAGGTCCTGGTGGGGAGGTTCATGTACGGGCCCCTCGACATGGTGGCCCTGACCGGCGAGAAG GTGGACATCCTGGTGATGGCAGAGCCATCCTCCGGCCGCTGGGTGCACCTGGACACAGAGATCACCAACAGCAGTGGGCGCATCACATACAGCGTGCCACGGCCCCGGCGCCTGGGGGTCGGTGTCTATCCCGTGAAGATGGTCGTCAG GGGTGACCAGACCTGCGCGATGAGCTACCTCACAGTGCTGCCCCGGGGCATGGAGTGCGTGGTCTTCAGCATCGACGGATCCTTTGCCGCCAGCGTGTCCATCATGGGAAGTGACCCCAAGGTCCGGCCAGGGGCAGTGGACGTTGTCCG GCACTGGCAGGACCTGGGCtacatgatcctctacatcaCGGGACGGCCAGACATGCAGAAGCAGCGGGTGGTGTCGTGGCTGTCCCAGCACAACTTCCCACAGGGCATGATCTTCTTCTCCGACGGGCTGGTGCACGACCCGCTACGGCAGAAGGCCATCTTCCTGCGCAACCTGATGCAGGAG TGTTTCATCAAAATCAGCGCAGCCTACGGCTCCACGAAGGACATCTCCGTCTACAGCGTGCTGGGCCTGCCGCCCTCCCAGATCTTCATTGTGGGCCGGCCCACCAAGAAGTACCAAACCCAGTGCCag TTCCTGAGCGAGGGCTACGCGGCGCACTTGGCGGCGCTGGAGGCTGGCCACCGCTCGCGCCCCAAAAAGAACAGCTCGCGCATGATCCTACGCAAGGGCAGCTTCGGCCTCCACGCGCAGCCTGACTTCCTGCGGAAGCGCAACCACCTGCGCCGGACCATGTCGGTTCAGCAGCCCGACCCGCCCGCCAACCCCAAGCCCGAGCGGGCCCAGAGCCAGCCCGAGTCCGACAAGGACCACGAGCGGCCCCTGCCCGCGCTCAGCTGGGCGCGCGGGCCCCCCAAGTTCGAGTCGGTGCCCTGA
- the PITPNM3 gene encoding membrane-associated phosphatidylinositol transfer protein 3 isoform X2, whose amino-acid sequence MAKAGRAGGPPPGGGAPWHLQNVLSDSVESSDDEFFDAREEVAEGKNAILIGMSQWNSNDLVEQIETMGKLEEHQGELYRVSLRRQRFPAQGSIEIHEDNEEGCPQRSCKTHVLLLVLHGGNVLDTGSGDPSCKVADIHTFSSVLEKVTRAHFPAALGHILVKFVPCPAICSEAFSLVSNLNPFSHDVGCLSNSQDHVPLAALPLLAISSPQYQDAVATVIERANQVYAEFLKSPDGIGFSGQVCLIGDCVGGLLAFDAICYSAGPTGDSPGSSSRKGSFSSTQDAPVVVEEDCSLAGSKRLSKSSIDVSSTLEDEEPKRPLPRKQSDSSTYDCEAITQHHAFLSSIHSSVLKDEADSPAAGGPQVPEVSLGRLDFEVSDFFLFGSPLGLVLAMRRTVLPGLDGFQVRPACSQVYSFFHCADPSASRLEPLLEPKFHLVPPVSVPRYQRFPLGDGQPLLLADALHTHSALFLEGSSRGSPPLLDAPASPPQAPRSQRQARRISQGSSSESSESSDSLAPVGASRITAKWWGSKRIDYALYCPDVLTAFPTVALPHLFHASYWESTDVVAFILRQVMRYESVNVKESAGLDPAALSPENPREKWLRKRTQVKLRNVTANHRANDVIAAEDGPQVLVGRFMYGPLDMVALTGEKVDILVMAEPSSGRWVHLDTEITNSSGRITYSVPRPRRLGVGVYPVKMVVRGDQTCAMSYLTVLPRGMECVVFSIDGSFAASVSIMGSDPKVRPGAVDVVRHWQDLGYMILYITGRPDMQKQRVVSWLSQHNFPQGMIFFSDGLVHDPLRQKAIFLRNLMQECFIKISAAYGSTKDISVYSVLGLPPSQIFIVGRPTKKYQTQCQFLSEGYAAHLAALEAGHRSRPKKNSSRMILRKGSFGLHAQPDFLRKRNHLRRTMSVQQPDPPANPKPERAQSQPESDKDHERPLPALSWARGPPKFESVP is encoded by the exons GAGAACTGTACCGGGTTTCCTTGAGAAGACAGAGGTTCCCAGCCCAAGGAAGCATCGAGATCCATGAAGACAATGAG GAAGGCTGCCCGCAGCGCTCCTGCAAGACACACGTCCTCCTGCTGGTGCTGCACGGGGGGAATGTCCTGGACACGGGCTCGGGGGACCCATCCTGCAAGGTGGCCGACATCCACACCTTCAGCTCCGTGCTGGAGAAGGTCACGCGCGCCCACTTCCCCGCAGCCCTGGGCCACATCCTCGTCAAGTTCGTCCCCTGTCCCGCCATCTGCTCGGAGGCTTTCTCGCTTGTCTCCAA CCTGAACCCATTCAGCCACGACGTGGGTTGTCTCAGCAACAGCCAGGACCACGTCCCTCTGGCCGCCCTGCCCCTGTTGGCCATCTCCTCCCCACAGTACCAGGATGCGGTTGCCACTGTCATCGAGCGAGCCAACCAGGTGTATGCGGAGTTCCTCAAATCCCCCGATGGGATTGGCTTCAGTGGGCAG GTGTGTCTCATCGGGGACTGTGTAGGGGGCCTCCTGGCCTTCGATGCCATCTGCTACAGTGCGGGACCCACGGGTGACAGCCCTGGCAGCAGCAGCCGGAAGGGGAGCTTCAGCAGCACCCAG GATGCCCcggtggtggtggaggaggatTGCAGCCTGGCGGGCAGCAAGCGGCTCAGCAAGAGCAGCATCGACGTCTCCAGCACCTTGGAGGATGAAGAGCCCAAGCGGCCATTGCCACGGAAGCAGAGCGACTCCTCCACCTATGACTGCGAGGCCATCACCCAGCATCATGCCTTCTTATCAAG CATCCACTCCAGTGTGCTGAAGGACGAAGCTGATTCCCCAGCAGCCGGGGGCCCCCAGGTCCCCGAGGTCAGCCTGGGCCGCTTGGATTTTGAGGTGTCCGACTTCTTCCTCTTCGGCTCACCCCTGGGCCTGGTCCTGGCCATGCGGAGGACGGTGCTGCCCGGACTGGATG gtTTCCAGGTACGTCCCGCCTGCAGTCAGGTCTACAGCTTCTTCCACTGCGCAGACCCCTCCGCCTCCCGGCTTGAACCACTGCTGGAGCCCAAGTTCCACCTGGTGCCACCTGTCAGCGTGCCCCGCTATCAGAGGTTCCCACTGGGCGACGGACAGCCCCTCCTCCTTG CTGATGCCCTGCATACCCACAGTGCCCTCTTCCTGGAGGGCAGCTCCCGGGGGAGCCCGCCGCTTCTGGATGCCCCCGCCTCACCCCCTCAGGCCCCGAGATCCCAGCGCCAGGCACGGAGGATCAGCCAGGGCAGCTCCAGTGAGAGCTCGGAGTCCTCGGACAGCTTGGCCCCCGTGGGTGCCTCCCGCA TCACAGCCAAGTGGTGGGGCTCCAAGCGCATCGACTATGCCCTGTACTGCCCTGACGTCCTCACAGCCTTCCCCACCGTGGCCCTGCCCCACCTCTTCCACGCCAGCTACTGGGAGTCCACGGACGTGGTGGCCTTCATCCTGAGACAG GTGATGCGCTATGAGAGTGTGAACGTCAAGGAGAGTGCTGGCCTGGACCCCGCGGCACTGAGCCCTGAAAACCCCCGTGAGAAGTGGCTTCGTAAGAGGACCCAGGTCAAGCTGCGG AACGTCACTGCCAACCACCGGGCCAACGACGTGATAGCTGCCGAAGACGGCCCCCAGGTCCTGGTGGGGAGGTTCATGTACGGGCCCCTCGACATGGTGGCCCTGACCGGCGAGAAG GTGGACATCCTGGTGATGGCAGAGCCATCCTCCGGCCGCTGGGTGCACCTGGACACAGAGATCACCAACAGCAGTGGGCGCATCACATACAGCGTGCCACGGCCCCGGCGCCTGGGGGTCGGTGTCTATCCCGTGAAGATGGTCGTCAG GGGTGACCAGACCTGCGCGATGAGCTACCTCACAGTGCTGCCCCGGGGCATGGAGTGCGTGGTCTTCAGCATCGACGGATCCTTTGCCGCCAGCGTGTCCATCATGGGAAGTGACCCCAAGGTCCGGCCAGGGGCAGTGGACGTTGTCCG GCACTGGCAGGACCTGGGCtacatgatcctctacatcaCGGGACGGCCAGACATGCAGAAGCAGCGGGTGGTGTCGTGGCTGTCCCAGCACAACTTCCCACAGGGCATGATCTTCTTCTCCGACGGGCTGGTGCACGACCCGCTACGGCAGAAGGCCATCTTCCTGCGCAACCTGATGCAGGAG TGTTTCATCAAAATCAGCGCAGCCTACGGCTCCACGAAGGACATCTCCGTCTACAGCGTGCTGGGCCTGCCGCCCTCCCAGATCTTCATTGTGGGCCGGCCCACCAAGAAGTACCAAACCCAGTGCCag TTCCTGAGCGAGGGCTACGCGGCGCACTTGGCGGCGCTGGAGGCTGGCCACCGCTCGCGCCCCAAAAAGAACAGCTCGCGCATGATCCTACGCAAGGGCAGCTTCGGCCTCCACGCGCAGCCTGACTTCCTGCGGAAGCGCAACCACCTGCGCCGGACCATGTCGGTTCAGCAGCCCGACCCGCCCGCCAACCCCAAGCCCGAGCGGGCCCAGAGCCAGCCCGAGTCCGACAAGGACCACGAGCGGCCCCTGCCCGCGCTCAGCTGGGCGCGCGGGCCCCCCAAGTTCGAGTCGGTGCCCTGA
- the PIMREG gene encoding protein PIMREG isoform X1, translating to MASRWPAVGASLRRRSLQNQERLEESEALQPVASHPDTSSGALGSLCRQFQRRLPLRAVSLNLGVGPSWKRLETPEPGQQGLQAAAHSAKSTLGAMSQRIQESCQSGTKWLVETQVKARRRKRGAQKGSSPPAHSLSQRSTRLSVAAPAHSTLGPWEKEYHRLSVQMSSRAHPWRRSRREAAFRSPYSSAEPLCSPSESDSDLEPVGAGIRHLQKVSQELEEAIVAEDRKQAIADHHALILRIHTSRELLVMPLSCHKQGPDSQSPRWGLLGVLCFPASATSRPTRDHLPQPASDSGRSRRGGGNHSFYFPLGLRNSTHV from the exons ATGGCTTCTCGATGGCCagctgtgggggcttccctgcgTCGGAGGTCTCTCCAGAACCAGGAGCGGTTGGAGGAGAGCGAGGCCCTGCAGCCTGTAGCCAGCCACCCGGACACCTCCAGCGGGGCCCTGGGCTCCCTGTGCAGACAGTTCCAGAGACGGCTGCCCCTGAGAGCAGTCAGCCTCAACCTCGGGGTGGGCCCCTCCTGGAAACGCCTGGAAACCCCAGAGCCAGGGCAGCAGGGCCTCCAGGCTGCAGCTCACTCAGCTAAGAGCACCTTGGGTGCCATGTCCCAG AGGATCCAGGAGTCCTGCCAAAGTGGCACCAAGTGGCTGGTGGAAACCCAGGTGAAagccaggaggaggaagagaggggcCCAGAAGGGCAGTAGCCCCCCAGCTCACAGCCTGAGCCAGAGGAGCACCCGGCTATCTGTGGCCGCCCCTGCCCACTCAACCCTGGGCCCCTGGGAGAAAGAGTACCACCGCCTCTCTGTCCAGATGAGCTCCCGTGCCCACCCTTGGCGACGGTCCAGAAGGGAGGCTGCCTTCCGGAGCCCCTACTCCTCAGCAGAGCCCCTCTGCTCCCCTAG TGAGTCTGACAGTGACCTGGAGCCTGTGGGGGCAGGAATCCGGCATCTCCAAAAGGTGTCCCAAGAGCTAGAGGAGGCCATCGTAGCGGAGGACAG GAAGCAAGCCATAGCTGACCACCATGCCCTCATACTCAGGATCCACACCTCCCGGGAGTTGCTGGTGATGCCCCTGAGCTGCCACAAACAAGGACCTGACTCACAAAGCCCCAGGTGGGGGCTGCTTGGGGTCCTCTGCTTTCCTGCTTCAGCCACCTCCCGGCCCACCAGGGACCACCTGCCACAGCCTGCAAGCGACTCAGGGAGATCtcggaggggtggggggaaccatTCATTCTACTTCCCTTTGGGGCTTAGGAACTCAACCCACGTATGA
- the PIMREG gene encoding protein PIMREG isoform X2, whose product MASRWPAVGASLRRRSLQNQERLEESEALQPVASHPDTSSGALGSLCRQFQRRLPLRAVSLNLGVGPSWKRLETPEPGQQGLQAAAHSAKSTLGAMSQRIQESCQSGTKWLVETQVKARRRKRGAQKGSSPPAHSLSQRSTRLSVAAPAHSTLGPWEKEYHRLSVQMSSRAHPWRRSRREAAFRSPYSSAEPLCSPSESDSDLEPVGAGIRHLQKVSQELEEAIVAEDSGDMTVSLIRD is encoded by the exons ATGGCTTCTCGATGGCCagctgtgggggcttccctgcgTCGGAGGTCTCTCCAGAACCAGGAGCGGTTGGAGGAGAGCGAGGCCCTGCAGCCTGTAGCCAGCCACCCGGACACCTCCAGCGGGGCCCTGGGCTCCCTGTGCAGACAGTTCCAGAGACGGCTGCCCCTGAGAGCAGTCAGCCTCAACCTCGGGGTGGGCCCCTCCTGGAAACGCCTGGAAACCCCAGAGCCAGGGCAGCAGGGCCTCCAGGCTGCAGCTCACTCAGCTAAGAGCACCTTGGGTGCCATGTCCCAG AGGATCCAGGAGTCCTGCCAAAGTGGCACCAAGTGGCTGGTGGAAACCCAGGTGAAagccaggaggaggaagagaggggcCCAGAAGGGCAGTAGCCCCCCAGCTCACAGCCTGAGCCAGAGGAGCACCCGGCTATCTGTGGCCGCCCCTGCCCACTCAACCCTGGGCCCCTGGGAGAAAGAGTACCACCGCCTCTCTGTCCAGATGAGCTCCCGTGCCCACCCTTGGCGACGGTCCAGAAGGGAGGCTGCCTTCCGGAGCCCCTACTCCTCAGCAGAGCCCCTCTGCTCCCCTAG TGAGTCTGACAGTGACCTGGAGCCTGTGGGGGCAGGAATCCGGCATCTCCAAAAGGTGTCCCAAGAGCTAGAGGAGGCCATCGTAGCGGAGGACAG TGGCGACATGACTGTTTCTCTCATCCGAGACTGA
- the PIMREG gene encoding protein PIMREG (The RefSeq protein has 1 substitution compared to this genomic sequence), translating to MASRWPAVGASLRRRSLQNQERLEESEALQPVASHPDTSSGALGSLCRQFQRRLPLRAVSLNLGVGPSWKRLETPEPGQQGLQAAARSAKSTLGAMSQRIQESCQSGTKWLVETQVKARRRKRGAQKGSSPPAHSLSQRSTRLSVAAPAHSTLGPWEKEYHRLSVQMSSRAHPWRRSRREAAFRSPYSSAEPLCSPSESDSDLEPVGAGIRHLQKVSQELEEAIVAEDSGDMTVSLIRD from the exons ATGGCTTCTCGATGGCCagctgtgggggcttccctgcgTCGGAGGTCTCTCCAGAACCAGGAGCGGTTGGAGGAGAGCGAGGCCCTGCAGCCTGTAGCCAGCCACCCGGACACCTCCAGCGGGGCCCTGGGCTCCCTGTGCAGACAGTTCCAGAGACGGCTGCCCCTGAGAGCAGTCAGCCTCAACCTCGGGGTGGGCCCCTCCTGGAAACGCCTGGAAACCCCAGAGCCAGGGCAGCAGGGCCTCCAGGCTGCAGCTCACTCAGCTAAGAGCACCTTGGGTGCCATGTCCCAG AGGATCCAGGAGTCCTGCCAAAGTGGCACCAAGTGGCTGGTGGAAACCCAGGTGAAagccaggaggaggaagagaggggcCCAGAAGGGCAGTAGCCCCCCAGCTCACAGCCTGAGCCAGAGGAGCACCCGGCTATCTGTGGCCGCCCCTGCCCACTCAACCCTGGGCCCCTGGGAGAAAGAGTACCACCGCCTCTCTGTCCAGATGAGCTCCCGTGCCCACCCTTGGCGACGGTCCAGAAGGGAGGCTGCCTTCCGGAGCCCCTACTCCTCAGCAGAGCCCCTCTGCTCCCCTAG TGAGTCTGACAGTGACCTGGAGCCTGTGGGGGCAGGAATCCGGCATCTCCAAAAGGTGTCCCAAGAGCTAGAGGAGGCCATCGTAGCGGAGGACAG TGGCGACATGACTGTTTCTCTCATCCGAGACTGA